Proteins from one Triticum aestivum cultivar Chinese Spring chromosome 7A, IWGSC CS RefSeq v2.1, whole genome shotgun sequence genomic window:
- the LOC123152515 gene encoding disease resistance protein RPM1 codes for MGAVQIQSGDARHQSLQQWAHHRGTELRGPSVMIQLGAKNPKGPVSNLAHGTEAVPPLERIQAYVAAYHTSIWIKPWSWQPMADKTMHRVSMCIQAHTGLHGMAEGVVSALILKLGDALLSEVVELAGSFFGVEGYALKGLFCEIRQVKSELESIQAFLHAAESFRDTDETTAAFVRQIRILSFNIEDVVDEFTYELADDARGMLLFKAIRRVRQIKIWYRLAGRLRDIKADLRSAAERRGRYDLKGIQRGARLPGRNGSTWSCLRYTSFEAEDDPVGIEEEKNFLMKWVHDKDRRNLIAAVWGMGGIGKTTLAHHVYSSVKDNFDICAWVTVSQSSEADDLMRKIVEEFRKNDRTKKFPKDVDVTDCRSLVKAICCYLEHKRYILVLDDVWNVNVWFDCRDAFLHGKGRILFTSRIYEVASLASESNIINLQPLGEDDALDLFCREAFQKEEKRICPPELSDSAGMFVTNCNGLPIAIKCIGRLLSLRSTCFSEWEKVYKDMKKQLTDNPVMDMHVILKVSLEDLPHSVRSCFLYCCMFPEKYVMQRKSLVRLWVAEGFVEESEHKTLEEVAEDYLTELIHRCLLLVVKRNDSGCVYEVQMHDIFRVLARSKAREENFCGVYNPLKIHTIREARRVSNETGDIALLAQNAPHLRSLLVFHSSFSFISLRSLAMSNKLLCVLNLQDSSIKCLPAEVFGLRNLRFLGLRRTKVSSLPGSIGRLKNLLVLDAWKCEIMKLPSQVMKLSKLTHLIVTSKHVGPSLQFVPSVGVPAPAGICSLTSLQTLLQMEASAEMVRAMGALVELRTFHISKVQGSHCEDLFKGIGRMIHLTRLGIQADDNQEISHLKAFQAPPLLQKLFLLGALSKESLPNFFTALSKLKNLKFLRLVGSQLNNGAFLYLKGLEHLVKLQLYHAYAGDKLYFPAASFPKLRVLKIRGGPYLTEIEIVRGAMASLVDLKLLLCPQLKMLPDGIEHVRTLEELTLDVGEELVDRVWQKKERKILHIQRVYVGPQSLPMKNKKENKNKNKSLWQMVALVPNLKYLKTQGSIRELPSPPSRSDLSCGVSYSLVIFHKLCLVSSHL; via the exons ATGGGGGCGGTGCAGATCCAATCTGGCGATGCACGACATCAATCCTTGCAGCAGTGGGCTCATCACAG AGGAACTGAGCTGAGAGGCCCATCAGTGATGATACAATTAGGAGCAAAAAATCCCAAGGGCCCAGTATCCAACCTAGCCCATGGGACGGAG GCAGTGCCGCCGCTCGAAAGAATCCAAGCATATGTTGCTGCATATCACACAAGCATAT GGATTAAACCTTGGTCTTGGCAACCGATGGCTGATAAAACCATGCATCGGGTGTCAATGTGCATTCAAGCTCATACAGGCTTGCATGGCATGGCGGAGGGAGTGGTGAGCGCGTTGATTCTGAAGCTCGGGGATGCGCTCTTGAGTGAGGTTGTAGAGCTTGCAGGGTCATTCTTTGGTGTGGAGGGATATGCTCTGAAGGGCCTATTCTGCGAGATACGGCAGGTCAAGAGTGAGCTGGAGAGTATTCAGGCTTTCTTGCACGCTGCCGAGAGCTTCAGAGACACTGATGAGACCACTGCTGCATTTGTTAGGCAAATCAGGATTCTTTCCTTCAACATTGAAGATGTCGTCGATGAGTTCACCTACGAGTTGGCGGACGATGCTAGAGGTATGCTTCTCTTCAAGGCAATCAGGAGGGTGAGGCAAATCAAGATATGGTACCGGTTGGCAGGCCGTCTCCGAGATATCAAGGCTGATCTCAGGAGTGCTGCTGAAAGAAGGGGAAGATATGATCTGAAGGGCATTCAGAGAGGTGCAAGGCTGCCAGGAAGAAATGGCTCAACTTGGAGTTGTTTAAGATACACTTCCTTTGAAGCAGAGGATGATCCTGTGGGGATTGAGGAGGAAAAAAATTTCTTAATGAAATGGGTCCATGATAAGGATCGACGAAACTTGATTGCAGCTGTGTGGGGCATGGGTGGCATAGGCAAGACAACACTTGCTCATCATGTTTATAGTTCTGTCAAGGATAATTTTGACATTTGTGCTTGGGTTACAGTATCACAAAGCTCTGAAGCTGATGACCTGATGAGGAAAATAGTTGAGGAGTTCCGCAAGAACGACCGGACAAAGAAGTTTCCCAAGGATGTTGATGTAACAGACTGTAGAAGCCTAGTGAAGGCGATCTGCTGTTACCTCGAGCACAAAAGGTACATTCTCGTTCTGGATGATGTGTGGAATGTGAATGTGTGGTTTGATTGTAGAGATGCTTTTCTTCATGGCAAGGGCCGGATACTGTTTACATCAAGGATTTATGAGGTAGCATCACTAGCATCAGAATCAAACATAATAAATTTGCAGCCACTCGGAGAAGATGATGCACTCGATCTATTCTGTAGAGAGGCATTTCAAAAGGAAGAGAAGAGGATTTGCCCACCAGAGTTATCAGATTCGGCGGGCATGTTTGTAACGAATTGCAATGGCTTGCCAATTGCTATCAAATGCATTGGGAGATTGTTATCACTCCGAAGCACATGTTTCTCTGAGTGGGAGAAAGTGTACAAAGATATGAAGAAGCAGCTCACCGACAACCCCGTCATGGATATGCACGTAATCCTGAAGGTTAGTTTGGAAGATCTGCCACATAGTGTTAGAAGTTGTTTTCTGTATTGTTGCATGTTCCCAGAGAAATATGTGATGCAGAGAAAATCTCTAGTAAGACTTTGGGTTGCAGAAGGGTTTGTTGAAGAGAGTGAACATAAGACACTCGAGGAGGTGGCTGAGGATTATCTGACCGAACTGATCCACCGGTGTCTATTGTTGGTAGTCAAGAGAAATGACTCTGGATGTGTATATGAAGTTCAAATGCACGACATCTTTCGTGTTTTAGCTCGTTCCAAGGCACGTGAAGAGAACTTTTGCGGTGTCTATAACCCCTTGAAAATTCATACCATCAGAGAAGCACGACGTGTATCAAATGAAACAGGGGATATTGCTCTGCTGGCACAGAATGCTCCGCATCTCCGTTCATTGCTTGTCTTCCACAGTTCTTTTAGCTTCATTTCACTCCGTTCACTAGCAATGAGCAACAAGTTGTTGTGTGTTCTGAACCTGCAAGATAGTTCAATTAAGTGTCTTCCAGCAGAGGTATTTGGCTTGCGTAATCTGCGGTTTCTTGGCCTTAGGCGAACAAAAGTCTCAAGTCTTCCAGGATCCATCGGAAGACTAAAAAATTTGCTGGTGTTGGATGCCTGGAAGTGTGAAATAATGAAGCTACCATCGCAAGTTATGAAGCTCAGTAAGTTGACACATCTTATTGTGACTTCCAAGCATGTTGGACCATCATTGCAGTTTGTTCCTTCTGTTGGTGTACCAGCTCCTGCTGGTATATGCTCTTTGACTAGCCTGCAGACACTTCTACAGATGGAAGCTAGTGCTGAAATGGTCCGTGCCATGGGTGCTCTTGTGGAGTTGAGAACATTCCATATCAGCAAAGTGCAAGGTTCCCATTGTGAAGATCTGTTCAAGGGTATTGGCAGAATGATTCATCTTACCCGTCTCGGAATCCAGGCAGATGATAATCAGGAAATTTCGCATCTCAAAGCATTTCAGGCACCTCCCTTGCTTCAGAAGCTTTTCTTGCTTGGTGCACTATCCAAGGAATCCCTGCCTAATTTCTTCACAGCACTTAGTAAACTGAAGAACCTTAAATTTCTGAGGCTTGTTGGCTCACAGCTTAACAACGGCGCTTTTCTGTATCTTAAGGGATTGGAGCATCTAGTTAAGCTTCAACTTTATCATGCGTATGCTGGTGATAAGTTGTACTTTCCCGCAGCATCATTTCCGAAGCTCAGGGTACTGAAAATACGAGGTGGACCATATCTCACTGAAATAGAGATAGTAAGAGGCGCCATGGCGAGCTTAGTTGATCTTAAGCTCCTGCTCTGCCCACAGCTGAAGATGCTACCAGATGGTATTGAACATGTGAGGACTCTTGAAGAACTGACTTTGGATGTGGGAGAAGAACTAGTTGACAGGGTTTGGCAGAAGAAAGAGAGGAAGATTTTGCATATCCAACGAGTTTATGTTGGGCCTCAGAGCTTACCG ATGAAAAACAAGAAggagaacaagaacaagaacaagag